A window of Streptomyces sp. Je 1-332 genomic DNA:
CTGCGCGGTACGTGCACGGCCCAGCTGGTGTCACGGAAGTAGCGCTTGATCTCCCCGAGGATGTAAGGGACCGCGAAGGAGACGAACTCGAAGCCGCGGTCGACGTCGAACCGGTCGATCGCCTTGATCAGGCCCACGATGCCGACCTGGACGATGTCCTCCAGCTGGCCGTTGCCGCGGTTGCGGTAGCGGCCGGCCACGTAGTGCACCAGCGAGAGGTTCATCTCGATCAGGGTGTTGCGCGTGTACAGGTAGGCGGGGGAGTCCTCATCAAGCGCCTTGAGCTCCTCGAAGAAGAGCTTCGACAGCTCCCGGGCGTCCCGCGGCGCGACCTGGTCGGCTTCCTCGATCCACGGCAGCCCGACGCTGTCGCCCCGTGCCCGTCCACCCGGCTCGGCGACCTCGTCCACGTCCGGCGCCTGCAGAAACATCGTCTGACTCCTCACTCTCTCGTTCTGCGTTGCTCAGTTCGCCACGACCGTGAAGGGGTTGCCCTCACGGTCCGCCAGCACGGCTTCGCGCCGGCCACGGGGACCTTCCGGCGGTGAGATGACCCGCCCGCCCCAGCCGGTGGCCGCCACGGCTGCCACGCCGACGTCGGCCACGCGAAAGCACGGCTGCCACCCGGACGCCGTGGCATCCCTGAACGCGGCGACCGTGCGCAGCCCGTCGCGCACCTCGATCTGCCCGTTCGTGTACTCCACGTCGCAGCAGTCGCCCGACGTGCCCGCCCAGCCCAGTACGTCCCCGTAGAAGTAGGCGGCGGCGAAGATGTCCCGGGTGCGCAGCTCGAGCCGGGCGACGGGGCCCGTGCCCACCCTCCACCGGGGGTCGGGGGCCTGCTGGCGCAGCCCGAACACCGCTTGCTGCGGACCCGCGGCCACGGCCAGTCGCCCGGTTTCCGTGGACAGCGGCCCTACGGCGACGGTGGCGCCGCGATCGCGCAGCCTGCCCACCATGGCGTCCACGTCATCGACGCCGAAGTACGGAATCCATCCCGCGGAGACGCCCAGGTCGCACGTGGCCTGGCTGATGGTCCCCACCGGTGCTCCGCACCGCAGCGCCAGGAAGCGAGCCCGGTCCGGCGCACCGATCAGCGGGACGTGGCACCAGCCGAGAACGCGGGCGTAGAACTTCTTGGCGGCCAGGACGTCACCGGAGGCCAGGCTGAGCCAGCACGGCGCACCCCGCGCCTTCTCCGAAGCGCGCGGCGACGAGCTGTTGCCGGGCACGGCACCCCGCCGTTCACCGGGCGGCGGAACAAGACGCAGCCCTCCGCCCCGCCGGAACGGCCTGACGCCGGTCCACACCCGTCCCGCATCCCGGCCCTGCCCCCTCGCACGCGGAGCAGGCCTCTCCCGCCGCTGCTGCTCGCGCTCGCTGCTCACACCGATGTCCCTTGGCATAGCGCCCTCTCCCCATCTGGTTCGCGGTCTCGCCAGGTGGTTCCGCAGACGGGAGGCGCCATACCGGGACCTTCCTCACCCATCCCGAGGACCAAGGCCCTGCCCTGCCCAGTGCCAAAGCCCCGCTCCCCTTACGGGCAGGGGACACCGCTAACGGGAAGGGGACACCGCGCCCGCTATCAAGCGGGCTGTCTCCCGCCCGATACGCGATACGGACGGCTCGTCCGTCGCCAGGCACCGGTGCGCGGCCGGGTCGTACACACAGCCGAGTACCCCGGCGTGGTCGGTCACCGGCTCGGAGAGTTCGGAGTCCCAGCCGTGGGCGAGGAGGGCTTCGTGCAGTTCGCGCGAGGAATCGACGGGCACGATCTCGTCCGTGGTGCCGTGCACGAGCCGTACGGGTATCGGTGCCACCGCCCGTCCGACGGCGTGGAGGGGCGCGGTGCCCGTGGTGGGCGCCGGGCGCCGATAGCCGCCCGCCACGCCCACCACCGCGGCGGGCCTCCAGCCGCCGACGACGTCCGGCCGCAGGGTGACGCCCAACGCGGCGGCTGCCCCGGCCGACCACCCCGCCAGGACCAGACGGCCGGTTCCGCCGGTGAACGCGGCCACGTGGTCGCGGGCGAACCGCAGGGCGTCGGTGAGATGTTCCCGGCCGCCGTCGGGCCGGTCCGAACGCCAGTCGGGGACCAGGACGGTGGGACCGAACCCGGCGATCTCCCGGGCCAGCGAGGCCATCACCTCTCGCTCGTCGGGCCCCATGCCATGCCAGAGCAGCACGCACCGGTCATCCCGCTGCCCGGAAGGACGGATGGGGGCGTGGATGTCGAGGAGCTTGCCGGCGCCGCCGGTGGCGTAACGCTCGGTCCGGGTCGTGATCGTCAAGACTGTTCCTCCGAGTCTCCGGGCCGGGCGCTCCTCGAAAGAAATTCGAGAAGAGTCGCGCGGCGATGTCGAGAATCCGAATCCCGCTCCGTCCCCGTGGTGAACGCGACCACAATGGGCCGCACCAGCACCGAGGAGAACACCATGGCGAAGTACCTGCTCCTGAAGCACTACCGGGGCGCCCCGGCCGCGGTCAACGACGTACCCATGGAGCGCTGGACGCCTGATGAGATCACGGCCCACATGCAGTACATGCGCGACTTCGCGGACCGGCTGGAGAAGACCGGGGAGTTCGTCGACGGCCAGGCGCTCGCTCCCGAGGGGACGTTCGTCCGGTACGACGGAGAGGGCCGCCCGCCGGTCACCGACGGCCCCTTCGCCGAGACCAAGGACCTCATCGCCGGCTGGATGGTCATCGACGTCGACACCTACGACCGCGCGCTCGAACTGGCAGGGGAACTGTCGGCCGCCCCCGGGGCAGGCGGGAAGCCGATCCACGAGTGGCTCGAGATCCGCCCGTTCCTGGGCGCGAAGCCCACCGCCACGGAGTGATGGCCGGACATGGACGAAGCCCAGCTCCGGAGTCTCACACCGAGCGTGCTCGGAATCCTCGTCCGCCGCGGAGCCGACTTCGCGGCGGCCGAGGACGCCGTACAGGACGCCCTGGTCGAGGCGGTCCGCGTCTGGCCGGACGAGCGGCCCCGGGACCCGAAGGGCTGGCTGGTCACGGTGGCCTGGCGCAAGTTCCTCGACGCGACCCGCTCGGACACCGCACGCCGTCGGCGTGAGGACCTCGTCGACGAGGAGCCGGCACCCGGACCCGCGTCCGCCGTGGACGACACGCTCCAGCTCTACTTCCTGTGCGCCCACCCGAAGCTGACGCCGTCGTCCGCGGTCGCGCTCACGCTGCGCGCCGTCGGCGGTCTCACCACCCGCCAGATCGCCCAGGCGTACCTGGTGCCCGAGGCGACCATGGCGCAACGCATCAGCCGGGCCAAGCGAACCGTCTCCGAGACGCGGTTCGACGAGCCCGGCGATGTCGCCACCGTGCTGCGGGTCCTCTACCTGGTCTTCAACGAGGGCTACTCCGGCGACGTCGACCTCGCCGCCGAGGCCATCCGGCTCACCCGGCAGCTCGCGGCCGCGATCGACCACCTCGAGGTGGCGGGCCTGCTCGCCCTCATGCTGATCCACCACGCCAGGCGCGCCGCCCGGACCGCGCCCGACGGCAGCCTCGTGGCGCTCGCCGAGCAGGACCGCGGCCGGTGGGACACCACGTCCATCGCCGAGGGCATCGGGATCCTGCACGCCGCCCTCGCCCGTGACCGCCTGGGCGAGTTCCAGGCCCAGGCCGCCATCGCCGCACTCCACGCGGACGCACAAACCGCCGAGGAGACCGACTGGGTGCAGATCGTCGAGTGGTACGACGAGCTCGTACGTCTGACCGACAGCCCGGTCGTCCGGCTCAACCGCGCGGTGGCCGTCGGTGAGGCCGACGGACCACGCGCCGGTCTGGCGGCGCTCGCGGCCCTCGACGACTCACTGCCACGGCACGCCGCGGTGGCGGCGTACCTCCACGAGCGCGACGGGGACCTGAAGGAAGCGGCGCGGCTCTACGTCGAGGCGGCCCGCAAGGCGCCCAACCTCCCCGAACGTGACCACCTGACGCGTCAGGCGGCCCGGCTCAACGCGACCACGTAGCCGGCCACGCGGCTCAGGACTCCCCGCGCTCCCTGACCACATCGGCCGGGTTCTTGTCGTCCCGCAGCCCCTGGAAGCGGGGGTGGCGCAGCATGCCGTCGCGCGTCCACTCCGTGAAGGCGACCTGCGCCACGAGACGCGGCTGCGCCCAGTGGGGCCTGCGCTCCGCGACGGTGTCCGCGAACGGCGATTGCCGTACCTGGAGTTCGTCGAGTTGCCGCCGCAGGGACATCAGGGTGCGCGCGTCGAAACCGGTGCCGACCTTGCCGGCGTAACGCAGCCGTTCGCCCTCGTAGTAGCCGATGAGCAGCGCGCCGATGCCCGACCGGCTGCCCGCGGGCTCGGTGAACCCGCCCACCACGAACTCCTGGCCCCGGGAGCACTTCAGCTTGAGCCAGTCACCCGAGCGGCGTGCCTGGTAGGTGCTGTCGGCCCGCTTGGCGATGAGGCCCTCCCAGCCGCGCCCGCACGCGTCGGCGAGGAGCTCGGGACCGCCTTCGTTGCGATGGGTGCTGAACCGCAACGGCGCGGTGAACGTGATCGAGCGCCGCAGCAGGGACTTACGGGTGCGCAACGGCAGCCGCCGCACGTCCATGCCGTCCAGGCGCAGCAGGTCGAAGACGTAGTAGGTCACCGCGACCTTGCTCGCCGCCACGTCGGCGGGCCGGGTGAGCCCCATGCGCTGTTGCAGTCGCGAGAAGTCGGTCCTGCCGTGCGAGTAGGCGACGATCTCCCCGTCGACCGTGAAGTCCGCACTGTCCTGCCCGGCGAGCGCGTCGATGATCTCCGGGTACGTGGCGTCGAGCCGTCGACCGGACCGGGACCGGAGCGTCAGCGTGCCGTTCTCGCGCACCGCGAGTGCCCGGATACCGTCCAGTTTCCGTTCGAAGATCCAGCCGCCCGGAAACTGCCGCAGGTTGGTGAGCGTCGCCAGCATCGGGGACGCCGCGAGTTCGACGCCCGGCGCCGCCTCGCGGGTGCGGGCGGCCAGGTCGGGCGGCAGCGTGTCCAGCAGGCCGGTCATTTCCGCTCACCCCGGTCGGAACGCCAGGTCGGCGCGTCCGGCGCCTCGGCGACCTGGCGCAGCGTACGGCCGCTGCGTGCCGAGCGCGCCCGCCGTGGATCGGGGGTGCCGCCACCCGAGTGGTGGCCGGTGCGCACGAGCAGCCAGGTCGGCTTCGCGGAGGACCCTCCGCTCTTCTCCTCGCGGCTGTGGAAGCGGGTGAGCGCGTACTCCCCGCGCAGTTTCTCGCCGTGCAGGACGAACGTGGCGTGACCGTTCTCCAGGGC
This region includes:
- a CDS encoding alpha/beta hydrolase codes for the protein MTITTRTERYATGGAGKLLDIHAPIRPSGQRDDRCVLLWHGMGPDEREVMASLAREIAGFGPTVLVPDWRSDRPDGGREHLTDALRFARDHVAAFTGGTGRLVLAGWSAGAAAALGVTLRPDVVGGWRPAAVVGVAGGYRRPAPTTGTAPLHAVGRAVAPIPVRLVHGTTDEIVPVDSSRELHEALLAHGWDSELSEPVTDHAGVLGCVYDPAAHRCLATDEPSVSRIGRETARLIAGAVSPSR
- a CDS encoding DUF6596 domain-containing protein, with translation MDEAQLRSLTPSVLGILVRRGADFAAAEDAVQDALVEAVRVWPDERPRDPKGWLVTVAWRKFLDATRSDTARRRREDLVDEEPAPGPASAVDDTLQLYFLCAHPKLTPSSAVALTLRAVGGLTTRQIAQAYLVPEATMAQRISRAKRTVSETRFDEPGDVATVLRVLYLVFNEGYSGDVDLAAEAIRLTRQLAAAIDHLEVAGLLALMLIHHARRAARTAPDGSLVALAEQDRGRWDTTSIAEGIGILHAALARDRLGEFQAQAAIAALHADAQTAEETDWVQIVEWYDELVRLTDSPVVRLNRAVAVGEADGPRAGLAALAALDDSLPRHAAVAAYLHERDGDLKEAARLYVEAARKAPNLPERDHLTRQAARLNATT
- a CDS encoding YciI family protein; translation: MAKYLLLKHYRGAPAAVNDVPMERWTPDEITAHMQYMRDFADRLEKTGEFVDGQALAPEGTFVRYDGEGRPPVTDGPFAETKDLIAGWMVIDVDTYDRALELAGELSAAPGAGGKPIHEWLEIRPFLGAKPTATE
- a CDS encoding VOC family protein produces the protein MPGNSSSPRASEKARGAPCWLSLASGDVLAAKKFYARVLGWCHVPLIGAPDRARFLALRCGAPVGTISQATCDLGVSAGWIPYFGVDDVDAMVGRLRDRGATVAVGPLSTETGRLAVAAGPQQAVFGLRQQAPDPRWRVGTGPVARLELRTRDIFAAAYFYGDVLGWAGTSGDCCDVEYTNGQIEVRDGLRTVAAFRDATASGWQPCFRVADVGVAAVAATGWGGRVISPPEGPRGRREAVLADREGNPFTVVAN
- the ligD gene encoding non-homologous end-joining DNA ligase, with the protein product MTGLLDTLPPDLAARTREAAPGVELAASPMLATLTNLRQFPGGWIFERKLDGIRALAVRENGTLTLRSRSGRRLDATYPEIIDALAGQDSADFTVDGEIVAYSHGRTDFSRLQQRMGLTRPADVAASKVAVTYYVFDLLRLDGMDVRRLPLRTRKSLLRRSITFTAPLRFSTHRNEGGPELLADACGRGWEGLIAKRADSTYQARRSGDWLKLKCSRGQEFVVGGFTEPAGSRSGIGALLIGYYEGERLRYAGKVGTGFDARTLMSLRRQLDELQVRQSPFADTVAERRPHWAQPRLVAQVAFTEWTRDGMLRHPRFQGLRDDKNPADVVRERGES